GATGGATACTATGAATACGAGGCTTTCTGACCTGGAAGAAAAGATTGGCAAGCTTCGTGAGGAGATTATAAACCTCTACAAGCTCTTCGGTCTGCTAGTTGAGGCCATGGCGGCTGAGGATGATTCGCATCGTAAACAAGTGCTAACAAAAGCTGTCGAGATACTTAAGACAAGCATCCCATAGTATAAGCGATTATATGGCCATCCTGCCATACTAATAACCCCGTAGGAGTCATGATGAGTACCATGGTATCGGAGAGCCTTGGTCTCCCTTGCTGGTGTTCACCAGTCATACTCGCTGGGACAGCATACCCAGGCGATATAGTGTTTGTTAGGTATAACACTGTGTATGTTATAGTACGCAGACTTTATGGTGATACTTATCTCGCGATACCAAAATACATTCGTGGTTTAGGACCCTGGAGGACAGTGATTAGTGGGCAGCTAAAGAGAATCATTACAACGTACTCGCCACGAAGTATCCATGGTGCAGCAGCACTTGCGGGTGCAAAGCTAGAGAAAACGCCACAATTCTCGACAAATGTGCCCATAGTAAAGCTCTCAGATAGCGATCTTCTCCTCTGCACAACTAGACCTCCACTTAGTCCCCTAGAGTTACTCGAGGCCGAAAGAATAGCACCTGGTGTCTGGAGCCAGGTCTATAGATTCCTTAACGAGCTTGCCGACTGTGTAAAGCCTACGGGCTCTCTACTCCAGGGTAGCTTTACTAGCTTCTCCGACGTGGATCTCATAGTTGACATTTCTAGGCCAAGGTGTCTGTCAAAGCTAGTAGAGTTCATGGAATATATGCAGTATAGGAGTAGATCTCCTCCTACTGCTGATATAGTTGTGGTTAGTGAGGCGTCAGAGCGTAATATACCAGTGGAACTGGTACGGAGACTCTTAAGACCATGGACGAAGCTTAGTATTGAAGGAAGGAGAGTCTCGCTGTCAATCGCAGACTTTAATGCACGATTAGAACCCCTTAGGGTGATTGTAGAGACAAGTAAGGTTATAGTCGACAAAGTAGTAGATGTTGAACCTTACCAGCAAACACTAGGTGATTTTCCAGCAATTGCTGTAACAAATGATGGAAGCTACATAGTAATCTATGATGGGCTATTTGTTCCCTTAGTTTTTGAGGGCGGAAAACTACGCGTTAGAGGGTTAAAGGCATGCCTAAAAAAGGGGGATGAATGTTTAGACGCGATAGTCATAGGTGTTAGGGAGGTAGCAACTTTTATAGACATAGCATGATAAACACTACTTTTTAACGATTTCATGTATCATTTCTTTTACGATTGCAGCTACTGGTCTTAAGTATGACTAGCAATGTTTTTCTCTCCTAGCTACAACATTCGTAGCCGCTGCGACTATTGACCATGTTCGTGGTTATGACCTGGCATGCCTTGTGGGCCATGTTCCAAGTAGTAATCTGGATTCTTCTCAAACTCTTTCTTACAAATTGGGCTGCAGAAATAGTATATCTTACCCTTGTAGACTGTTTTGTAGGGTGTCCTCTGAGGGTCTACCTTCATCCCGCAAACAAGGATCTATTACCTCGTGGCTTGTCATATAGCTCCAAATCTACTTAAATTGTTACGGGGGTTTTACTAATACCAGCCAGGTGCTACTTTCAGTTATAGCTTACGTTGTTACTTATCGTACTAAGCCTCTGCCCAGGAGTAAGGTGTTGAGGGTTACAGATATAGAACTCAATGCCATGGCTGCAGCTGCAAACTCTGGCCGTAGCATGATGCCATATGATGTGTAGAGCACGCCTGCTGCGATTGGGATTAGGGTTACGTTATAGAGGAAGGCCCAAAGGAGGTTCAGTTTGATTAGCTTGTAGATACCCTTGGCAGCCCGTATGGCTACTAGAACTCCACGTAGGTCATTACGTACAAGGATTATGTCGCCTGCTTCTTTAGCTATGTCTGTGCCTCGTCCCATGGCGATGCCTACGTCTGCTTGAACAAGGCTAGCTGCATCATTGATGCCATCACCTATCATTGCCACGACCTCGCCGCGCCGCTGCAGCTCACGTATTTTATCTACCTTATCTTCTGGATTTGCCTCAGCTATGACGTTGTCGATGCCCAGCTGTTTTGCTACGGCGTATGCTGTTACCTTGTTATCGCCGGTTAGCATAGCTACACGCAGCCCCATGCGACGCAGAGTTTCAACGACCTCGCGTGTGTGCGGTCTAGGCTTGTCGGCAACCGCCACTATGCCAGCTAGTTTGCCATCAACTGCCACGTATACTATAGTTGAACCCATCTCGCGAAGTTTTTCCACATCTTTTTCTG
This DNA window, taken from Hyperthermus butylicus DSM 5456, encodes the following:
- a CDS encoding YHS domain-containing protein, coding for MKVDPQRTPYKTVYKGKIYYFCSPICKKEFEKNPDYYLEHGPQGMPGHNHEHGQ
- a CDS encoding heavy metal translocating P-type ATPase: MVIRNIESIEKATKLTMVVFDKTGTLTIGRPEVVEIITYNLPRDEVLALAAAAEKRSEHPIARSILEAARKAGIEPPEPEDFTAILGQGVVAIISGRTVAVGNEKLMKGFEVNIVQAEKDVEKLREMGSTIVYVAVDGKLAGIVAVADKPRPHTREVVETLRRMGLRVAMLTGDNKVTAYAVAKQLGIDNVIAEANPEDKVDKIRELQRRGEVVAMIGDGINDAASLVQADVGIAMGRGTDIAKEAGDIILVRNDLRGVLVAIRAAKGIYKLIKLNLLWAFLYNVTLIPIAAGVLYTSYGIMLRPEFAAAAMALSSISVTLNTLLLGRGLVR